The Pseudomonas viciae genomic interval TGTGCACAACCCTTTTCGCCAGGGTTTCACGACGGGCGGTTCGTCTTCTGGCAGCGCGGCGCTTGTGGCAACGGGCGAGGTCGACTTGGCTATCGGTGGAGACCAAGGCGGCTCCATCCGCATTCCTGCAGCATGGTGCGGCATTTATGGAATGAAGCCCACCTTCGGTCTGGTGCCCTATACCGGCGTCATGGCGATCGAGTCCACCTTCGACCATGTCGGCCCCATGACGAGCAACGTACGCGATAACGCTCTCATGCTGGAAGTGATGGCCGGAGCGGACGGGCTCGACCCTCGCCAGACCACCCCCAAGGTCGATGCCTATTGCGATTATTTGGAACGAGGCGTGATCGGACTCAGGATCGGGGTTCTCCAGGAAGGCTTCCAACTCGCTAACCAAGATCCACGTATCGCAGAAAAGGTGCGCAGCGCTATCGCCCAGCTCGAGGCTTTGGGCGCGCTGGTCGAGGAGGTATCGGTTCCCGAACACAACCTGGCGGGATCGTTGTGGAGCCCTATCGGCTGTGAAGGCCTGACCATGCAAATGATGCACGGCAATGGAGCGGGTTTTAACTGGAAGGGGCTTTACGACGTGGGCCTGCTGGACAAACAGGTCGGTTGGCGCGATCAGGCCAACGCATTGTCCCCGTCACTCAAGCTTTGCATGTTCGTGGGCCAGTTCGGCCTGGAGCGTTACAACGGTCGCTACTACGCCAAGGCCCAGAACATTGCGCGCTTTGCCCGAGACGCCTATGACAAGGCGTTGAACACCTATGACCTGCTAGTCATGCCGACTGTGCCAATCACCGCTCAGCCGCTGCCGGAACCGGGTTCTTCAATCACCGAGAACGTCACTCGTGCGTTGGAGATGCTTGGCAATACGGCCGCTCAAGACATTACGGGGCATCCAGCCATGTCGATCCCTTGTGGCCTGGTGGACGGACTGCCCGTGGGGCTGATGCTTGTCGGAAGACATTATGCGGAAGGCACCCTCTATCAAGCGGCGGCAGCATTCGAGGCCTCTGTCGACTGGCGGACGTTGTAAACCTACGCATCGCATTGGCGAACAAACACCGGCAAGCAGCACTGAAAGTGAGTATCAACTTCAGAGGAGCCAATACATGAGCCATACGCACGAACATCATCACCATCACGACCACACCGAGCCACCCGAGGCCATCGCCTTGCGTGTCAAGGCGCTCGAATCCCTGTTAATAGAAAAGGGCTTGGTCGACCCAACCGCCATGGATGCTCTGGTGGACACTTACCAGCACAAGGTCGGCCCGCGCAACGGCGCTCAGGTGGTCGCCAAGGCCTGGTCCGACCCCGAATACAAACATCGGCTGCTGGAAGATGCCACGGCGGCCATTGCCGAACTGGGGTTTTCCGGCGTGCAGGGCGAAGACATGGTGGTGGTGGAGAACACCGCGACCGTGCACAACGTGACGGTCTGCACGCTGTGCTCCTGCTACCCCTGGCCGACCCTGGGCCTGCCCCCAGCCTGGTACAAATCCGCGCCCTATCGGTCACGGATAGTCATCGACCCGCGCAGCGTGCTGGCCGAATTCGGTTTGGGCATTCCCAATGACAAGGAAGTTCGCGTCTGGGACAGCAGTGCTGAGTTGCGCTACCTGGTTCTGCCGGAACGTCCGGCGGGCACTGACGGTTGGAGTGAGGAGCAGTTGGTCGAGCTCGTAACGCGTGACGCCATGATCGGCACTGGCCTGCCCAAGACGCCGGGCGACGAAGCCTGAGCCCGAGAAGGAGAAAACCATGAACGGTGTACACGACTTAGGCGGTATGCACGGTTTCGGCCCAGTGCTCACCGAAGAAAATGAACCCATCTTCCATCACGACTGGGAGCGCAGGGTCTTCCCGCTGTTTGCCTCGCTCTTCGTCGGCGGACACTTCAATGTCGACGAATTCCGACACGCCATTGAACGCATGGAACCGGCTGAATACTTGCAGTCGAGTTACTACGAACACTGGCTTCACGCCTTCGAGACCCTGCTGCTGGAAAAAGGCGTGATCAGCGCTGCCGAACTGCAAGGCACGGTCAAACCGACCTCACCGGCACAACCCCCTACGGTGCTCACACCGGACATCGTCGAGGCTGTGATCCTTGGAGGCGCCTCATCCAGGGCAAAGGAACATATCTGCGGCCGCTTCCGGGTCGGTGACCGGGTGCGGACGAAGAACCTCAATCCAACCACCCACACCCGACTGCCGCGCTACGCGCGCGGCAAGGTCGGGACAATCGAGATTGCACACGGCGCGTTTGCCACCCCAGACACAATGGCCCACGGTCTGGGCGAACAACCCCAACAGGTCTATGCCGTTCGCTTCAGTGCCACAGAATTGTGGGGAGTGGCGCGACCGGACAGTGTTTGCATTGATCTGTGGGACAACTATCTGGAGGCCGTATGAGCGCAAGCATGCCTCTCATCCCCCCAATAGCCGGTCTGTCTCTCGACGATGAAGGCCCGGTGTTCGACAAACCTTGGCAGGCCCAGGCTTTTTCCCTGCTGCTACACCTGCACCAAATCGGTCTATTCCCCTGGAAGGACTGGGTGCAGGTATTCAGCGACGAGATCAAGGCGAACCCGGCGCAGCCCGGAGAAAGCGTCAACGACACTTACTACCGGCAATGGATCACTGCGATGGAAAGAATGGTCACCACACTCGGTTTAACGGGTATGGCGGACATCACCCAGCGCACCGAGGAATGGCAGCGAGCTTACTTGAATACCCCCCATGGACAACCGGTAACACTGCTCAACGCGAGTTGCCCACCGGCCCATGGAAACGGGCACGAACACCTGCCACGGCACGAGCCGGTAGCGATCAGCCGTGCCACTCGCTGAGGCCTGGATAGTCTTATTTTAACTTTCGAGGTCGCGAAGCGGCCAAGGGGCAATCGTCATGCATATCGAACCTAATCTGGTGGAAGCTGGAAAAATCTGGCTGAGCTATGTCACTGCCGCAGGTGTCGGCGCCTATACACTCAAACTCGCTGCGCAAGCCATTGGTGAGCGTGGTGTCTTCTCGCTTCTCGCTCGCACTGTCACTGCCACAGCCCTGGTATTCAGCTTCTTCGAGCTACTACCGCACTATCCAGTCGGTGTTTCCGAGGTGCATCTCATCCTGGGGTCAACGCTGTTTCTGCTGCTTGGCGCCGCACCCGCAGCGGCGGGCCTCGTCCTGGGACTGCTGATCCAGAGTCTGTTCTTCGCGCCATTCGACCTGCCGCAATACGGCATGAACGTCACCACTCTTCTGGTACCGCTGTTCGCAGTCGCTGCCCTGGCGAAACGCATCATCGCGCCAAACACGCCGTATGTGGAGCTGAGCTATAGACAAGCTCTGGGGCTGTCGACGGCCTTCCAGGCGGGCATTGTCGCCTGGGTTGCCTTCTGGGCCTTCTACGGGCAAGGCTTCACAGCAGAAAACGCAATGTCAATTCTGACCTTCGGCAGTGCCTACATGACCGTCGTCACCCTCGAACCGCTGTTGGACCTGGCCGTGCTGGCCGGTGCCAAGGCAACCCATCGTCTGCGTGGTAGCACGCTGGTCGAGCGCCGGCTGTACCAGGCCGCCTGAGTCGGCGTACGCCAGTCCAAGTCAGACTGTCCCCGGGCATTCGAAGGCCGTAATGCTCGGGGCGTCAAGAGCAACATCACCCCGCAACCTCGAGAGCAAAAGCAGAGGAATTTGATGTTTTTCAGAAATAGCACCCGCAAGGAACTGAAGCTGCTCGGCGACAGGCTGGAACACCCCGACGGCGAGGGGGTATCCATAGCGGCGAGCGATTCGTTACTGCGACGGGTACTGGATGGCGTAGAACGCCTGCTCTCCGATCGCACGGCGCTCCGAGCCAGCGTGGTCGACCTTAATGCTGAACAACAACGCCTCAAGCTTCAGCTTGGTGAATACGAAACGCAGTTGCACGATCAAGAACAACTTTGGCAATTGGCGGCATGCGGGGCGGGTGATTTGCTCTGGAAATTGCAGCTCAATGGCAGCCTGCAGCCCTCCCGCGACACAGTACTGCAATGGTTCGGCAACCTGCCCACCCAAGCGGACCTCCCCGTCTATCTAGGCCCCTGGAACGATTGTCTTCACCCTGATGACCGCCAGGCCAACCTGGATGCCCTGGCTCATCACCTTGCCGATCGCAACGGGCATGCCCCCTACCAGGTGGAGGTGCGCCTCGCGAGCCACTCGGGAGAATACCGCTGGGTCCAAATCTCTGGCGAAACGCTCCGTGACAAACGGGGCATGCCACAGGTCAGCGTCGGTATTTTGCGTGACATCCATAAGCAGCGCCTGCGAGACGAAGAATTCGCGATGCTTTCAGCCCGCTTCGATATTTCCCGCGAATGCATTCAGGACGCACTCTGGGACATCAATATCATCGCAGGCGATCCAGCCAACCCGCACAACGTCATCTGGTTCTCGTCCCAGATGCGTCGCCTGCTCGGCTACGAAACCGTCGAACAGTTTCCCAATGTATTCGAAAGCTGGTTGTCTCGCCTGCATCCCGAAGACAGCCAGCGTGCCGTGCAGGCTTTTGTCGAACATGTCGCCGATCGCTCCGGCCAAACACCCTTCGATGTGACCTACCGCCTCAGGCACCGCAACGACGAGTATCGTTGGTTCAGAGGCAAAGGTCAGACCCAGCGAAGCACCGACGGCACTCCCTTACGTACAGTGGGGGCGATCACAGACGTGCACTCCTTCCGCGAGGAAAGCCAATTGCGCCAGACTCAGGAACGTCAGCATCAAGCTATGCAGGAAAACCTCGCTCAGCTGACGCAGATAGTCGCCACCATCCAAAGCATCGCCAAACAGACCAATCTACTGGCACTGAACGCGGCCATAGAGGCGGCCAGAGCCGGTGAGGCCGGAAGGGGCTTCGCTGTAGTCGCCGACGAGGTCCGCAAGCTGGCCACCCGTACCAGTCAAGCGACCCAACAGGCGGCCGACATGATGGAGAAGTATTGAGTTCAAGCTACTCGGTGCGAATGGGGTAAAAATGGGGGTATAACTCGCTTTTTTTTGAGCTGAATCCACCGGCCTAGAGCCCAGTCCAAATG includes:
- a CDS encoding amidase, which translates into the protein MAIIRPTLEQVQDLANRLHIQLTPEQASEYLALMQPSFDAYDLVDELPDFIPPVRYERSSGYRPSSTDNPLNAWYYRTEVMGASSGKLAGKTVALKDNISLAGVPMMNGAAPLEGFIPSFDATVVTRLLDAGATILGKATCEHYCLSGGSHTSDPAPVHNPFRQGFTTGGSSSGSAALVATGEVDLAIGGDQGGSIRIPAAWCGIYGMKPTFGLVPYTGVMAIESTFDHVGPMTSNVRDNALMLEVMAGADGLDPRQTTPKVDAYCDYLERGVIGLRIGVLQEGFQLANQDPRIAEKVRSAIAQLEALGALVEEVSVPEHNLAGSLWSPIGCEGLTMQMMHGNGAGFNWKGLYDVGLLDKQVGWRDQANALSPSLKLCMFVGQFGLERYNGRYYAKAQNIARFARDAYDKALNTYDLLVMPTVPITAQPLPEPGSSITENVTRALEMLGNTAAQDITGHPAMSIPCGLVDGLPVGLMLVGRHYAEGTLYQAAAAFEASVDWRTL
- the nthA gene encoding nitrile hydratase subunit alpha; amino-acid sequence: MSHTHEHHHHHDHTEPPEAIALRVKALESLLIEKGLVDPTAMDALVDTYQHKVGPRNGAQVVAKAWSDPEYKHRLLEDATAAIAELGFSGVQGEDMVVVENTATVHNVTVCTLCSCYPWPTLGLPPAWYKSAPYRSRIVIDPRSVLAEFGLGIPNDKEVRVWDSSAELRYLVLPERPAGTDGWSEEQLVELVTRDAMIGTGLPKTPGDEA
- the nthB gene encoding nitrile hydratase subunit beta — translated: MNGVHDLGGMHGFGPVLTEENEPIFHHDWERRVFPLFASLFVGGHFNVDEFRHAIERMEPAEYLQSSYYEHWLHAFETLLLEKGVISAAELQGTVKPTSPAQPPTVLTPDIVEAVILGGASSRAKEHICGRFRVGDRVRTKNLNPTTHTRLPRYARGKVGTIEIAHGAFATPDTMAHGLGEQPQQVYAVRFSATELWGVARPDSVCIDLWDNYLEAV
- a CDS encoding nitrile hydratase accessory protein, which codes for MPLIPPIAGLSLDDEGPVFDKPWQAQAFSLLLHLHQIGLFPWKDWVQVFSDEIKANPAQPGESVNDTYYRQWITAMERMVTTLGLTGMADITQRTEEWQRAYLNTPHGQPVTLLNASCPPAHGNGHEHLPRHEPVAISRATR
- a CDS encoding energy-coupling factor ABC transporter permease, which translates into the protein MHIEPNLVEAGKIWLSYVTAAGVGAYTLKLAAQAIGERGVFSLLARTVTATALVFSFFELLPHYPVGVSEVHLILGSTLFLLLGAAPAAAGLVLGLLIQSLFFAPFDLPQYGMNVTTLLVPLFAVAALAKRIIAPNTPYVELSYRQALGLSTAFQAGIVAWVAFWAFYGQGFTAENAMSILTFGSAYMTVVTLEPLLDLAVLAGAKATHRLRGSTLVERRLYQAA